A single window of Nicotiana tomentosiformis chromosome 1, ASM39032v3, whole genome shotgun sequence DNA harbors:
- the LOC138908463 gene encoding uncharacterized protein — translation MVVQPVAVAHTEERPTMSSEGLMRLDKFTKFFPIHFSGAPSEDPQDYLDRCHERDESEGKVSSLLLWKEKMSLTRGGKKSECAYIEKALPLVLNGLERKIFSNKIFSTFSPSSAQLNSSAVYSLECFAVSPSYLFTSENPPVPAADMLNNEKVMIVAAWKHTDFLCKGYILSALEDNLYNAYCAMNTSKEIWDALEKQYKTEDACLKMFVVAMFLDYKMIDNKIVGTQVQELQLIFHDLIAEGMFPPSWRDFKNYLKHRCKETKLKDLVIRLKIEEDDKTAEMKSRGISMIRGANIVDETAPKSKKRKRSFGYTKEQNKKKFKGTYYNWGKASHKTPDCRLRKRT, via the exons atggtagttcagccggttgctgTTGCACATACCGAGGAGAGGCCCACGATGTCTTCTGAGGGATTGATGAGATTGGATAAGTTCACAAAGttctttcctattcacttcagtggtgcaccttctgaggacccacaagattacttGGATCGTTGCCATGAG AGGGATGAAAGTGAAGGGAAAGTGAGCTCTCTTTTGCTTTGGAAAGAGAAGATGTCCCTCACTCGTGGtggaaagaaaagtgaatgtgcttatattgagaaagcacttcccttggtgttaaatgggttggaaagaaa AATCTTTTCTAACAAAATTTTCTCAACTTTTTCTCCCTCTTCTGCACAATTAAATTCCAGTGCGGTTTACAGCCTTGAGTGCTTTGCTGTTTCACCGTCATATTTG TTCACGAGTGAAAaccctccagtgcctgctgccgATATGCTAAACAATGAGAAGGTTATGATTGTTGCGGCATGGAAACAtacagattttctttgcaaagggtACATCCTAAGTGCTTTGGAGGATAACCTGTACAATGCCTATTGTGCTATGAATACCTCGAAAGAaatatgggacgcacttgagaagcagtacaagactgaagatgcatgcttgaaaatGTTTGTGGTTGCCatgtttctagactataaaatgatagacaacaaaatcgttggaacccaagttcaagagcttcaacttatttttcacgaccttattgctgaaggtatg TTTCCTCCTTCatggagagatttcaaaaactaTCTAAAGCACAGGTGCAAAGAAACGAAGTtgaaagatcttgtgattcgtctcaagattgaggaggATGACAAAACAGCCGAGATGAAGTCTCGTGGAATTTCAATGATTaggggagctaatatcgttgatgagactgctccaaaaagtaagaagaggaagaggtcttTCGGATacactaaggagcagaacaagaaGAAATTCAAGGGAACCTACTACAATTGGGGAAAAGCTAGTCACAAaacccctgattgtcgtctccgaAAAAGGACATGA